Proteins encoded together in one Desulfatiglans sp. window:
- a CDS encoding tetratricopeptide repeat protein: MAKKTIQTKWLLLGVLTVMLFFKVSLYAQTEKGIELFNAYEFSKAEQVLRDNLKSDPGNIEAGYYLGLSLYMQKKYEDALNVFKGIKDSKKEIPHNNGRLEIMITRICLELKKYPEALQSLEEAKAAKADPADIHVYQGAYYLETGEPKKAIKELEKAIKIDPDNAYAYFYAGYAYVRLGHPADAEKALKRFLELAPYAPEAERVKILVDALC; encoded by the coding sequence ATGGCAAAAAAAACAATCCAAACCAAATGGTTATTGCTGGGAGTCTTAACAGTGATGCTGTTCTTCAAGGTGTCATTGTATGCTCAGACTGAAAAGGGGATAGAATTGTTTAATGCCTATGAGTTCAGCAAGGCAGAGCAGGTGCTTCGGGACAATCTGAAGAGCGATCCCGGCAATATAGAGGCTGGCTATTACCTCGGATTGTCCCTTTATATGCAAAAAAAGTACGAAGATGCACTTAACGTTTTCAAGGGTATCAAGGATTCAAAAAAGGAGATCCCCCATAATAACGGCAGGCTTGAAATCATGATAACGCGTATATGCCTTGAACTTAAAAAATATCCTGAGGCGCTTCAGAGCCTGGAGGAGGCAAAGGCAGCCAAGGCTGACCCGGCAGATATACATGTTTACCAGGGGGCATATTATCTTGAGACAGGGGAACCCAAAAAGGCTATAAAAGAGCTGGAAAAGGCTATCAAGATTGACCCGGATAATGCATATGCGTATTTTTATGCGGGTTACGCCTATGTGCGTCTCGGACATCCGGCAGATGCAGAAAAGGCGCTTAAAAGATTTCTTGAGCTGGCGCCATATGCGCCCGAGGCAGAAAGGGTAAAGATTCTGGTAGATGCCCTCTGCTGA
- a CDS encoding FHA domain-containing protein, translating into MPSLLVINGPLQDQVFDLGSKEIFFCGRSPKMNDIALLDISVSRKHFKVFKIGRDFFIEDLNSKHGTLVNGEPISPGEGFQINEGDLVSVGNTVMRLIDVGGRGSLIKPATSPDHIPGEISSEDKPKKERRTAKELELVYNVSELLKTQMDINAFFKLFLNLVLETLPRIDNASVFLAQAGDPKGKMVEIVADSHEKTSSRYKKEIMKRVANEKKTIRMSNTDFELPQAYIEKGDTLEIKSAMGVPIISGNELLGAIYIESIKPYGFRKKDQFLLNSLVGPIAVAIEKNRLNGKIIPEKTLPFRQKLLNIFKKY; encoded by the coding sequence ATGCCCAGTCTCCTCGTAATAAATGGCCCCCTTCAGGATCAGGTCTTTGACCTAGGTTCAAAGGAGATCTTTTTCTGCGGCAGAAGCCCGAAGATGAATGATATTGCCCTGCTGGATATATCTGTCTCCCGCAAACACTTCAAGGTATTCAAGATCGGCAGGGATTTCTTTATTGAGGACCTGAACAGCAAACATGGCACCCTGGTTAATGGAGAGCCCATATCTCCAGGTGAGGGGTTCCAGATCAATGAGGGAGACCTTGTATCTGTCGGCAATACTGTAATGAGGCTTATTGATGTCGGTGGAAGGGGCTCATTAATCAAGCCTGCCACCTCACCTGACCATATTCCAGGTGAAATCTCTTCAGAGGATAAACCTAAAAAGGAGCGCCGCACCGCAAAAGAGCTTGAGCTGGTCTACAATGTTTCAGAGTTGCTAAAGACCCAGATGGATATAAATGCCTTTTTCAAGCTGTTTCTCAACCTGGTGCTGGAGACCCTGCCCAGGATAGATAACGCAAGTGTCTTTTTAGCGCAGGCTGGAGACCCAAAGGGGAAAATGGTAGAGATAGTAGCTGATTCACATGAAAAGACCTCCTCAAGGTACAAGAAAGAGATCATGAAAAGGGTGGCAAATGAAAAAAAGACCATAAGGATGTCCAATACAGATTTTGAACTGCCCCAGGCATACATAGAAAAGGGAGATACCCTTGAAATAAAGTCCGCAATGGGTGTCCCGATAATAAGCGGAAATGAGCTTCTTGGCGCAATTTATATTGAATCAATAAAGCCTTACGGGTTTCGCAAAAAAGACCAGTTCCTGCTTAACTCTCTTGTAGGCCCGATAGCAGTAGCTATTGAGAAAAACAGGCTGAACGGGAAGATAATACCTGAAAAAACACTTCCCTTTAGACAAAAATTGCTTAATATTTTTAAAAAATATTGA
- the pyk gene encoding pyruvate kinase gives MPLKTKIVATISNMNCSPSFIERLYRAGMTVVRLNTAHMTHDDAIKVIEDTRKVSDKIGILIDTKGPEIRTCASDSPLKVKCGDKIRIKGAPGKPSHDDVIHVSYEYFVRDVPVKTSILIDDGFIALTVTSKDEEYLHCRVENDGVIYPRKSINIPSVHVKLPALSEKDKAFIEFAADQELDFIAHSFVRNKEDVIAVQDILDSKKSPIKIIAKIENAQGVQNLNEILDHAYGIMIARGDLAVEIPTEQIPLIQKDIIKACIERRKPVIVATQMLNSMIDSPRPTRAEVSDVANACLDHTDALMLSGETANGKYPEEAVKTMARIALEVESKISSYVDVSYSLENRVTAYLAKAAVKAALRLNTKCIVADSMTGKSIRELAAYRGDNPIYAQVYDKRVVRLLSLSFGVFAEYSPMDVTSTRPLRKKIYYLINEIPFNDEDLIIILAGSFGVEHGASYIEISSIEKFREKCA, from the coding sequence ATGCCCCTGAAGACTAAAATCGTTGCAACCATATCAAATATGAACTGTTCGCCTTCGTTTATAGAGAGGCTGTACAGGGCAGGTATGACAGTGGTCAGGCTCAATACCGCCCATATGACCCATGATGACGCCATTAAGGTGATAGAGGATACTCGAAAGGTCTCGGATAAAATAGGTATACTTATTGACACAAAGGGCCCTGAAATCAGGACATGCGCAAGTGATTCGCCGCTCAAGGTAAAATGCGGGGATAAAATACGGATCAAAGGGGCGCCGGGAAAGCCATCCCATGATGATGTAATCCATGTATCCTATGAATATTTCGTAAGAGATGTGCCTGTTAAAACCTCCATACTGATTGATGATGGCTTTATTGCCCTTACTGTAACCAGTAAGGATGAGGAATATCTGCATTGCAGGGTTGAAAATGACGGGGTTATATATCCCAGGAAAAGCATAAATATCCCATCTGTACATGTGAAACTCCCGGCCCTTTCTGAAAAGGACAAGGCTTTTATCGAGTTTGCAGCAGACCAGGAGCTGGATTTTATTGCACATTCCTTTGTAAGAAACAAAGAGGATGTTATTGCTGTGCAGGATATTCTTGACAGCAAAAAATCCCCAATAAAGATCATAGCCAAGATAGAGAATGCCCAGGGGGTGCAGAACCTTAATGAGATCCTTGATCATGCATATGGTATCATGATTGCAAGAGGTGATCTCGCAGTAGAAATCCCTACAGAGCAGATACCCCTTATTCAGAAAGATATCATCAAAGCCTGTATAGAGAGACGCAAGCCTGTTATTGTGGCCACCCAGATGCTTAACTCCATGATAGATTCGCCAAGGCCCACAAGGGCAGAGGTCTCAGATGTGGCCAATGCCTGCCTGGATCATACAGATGCGCTTATGCTTTCAGGGGAGACCGCAAATGGAAAATACCCAGAAGAGGCAGTGAAAACCATGGCCAGGATAGCGCTCGAGGTAGAGAGCAAAATAAGCAGCTATGTTGATGTCTCCTATTCCCTTGAAAACAGGGTCACAGCATACCTTGCAAAGGCCGCTGTAAAGGCGGCGCTGAGGCTCAATACAAAATGCATTGTTGCGGATTCAATGACAGGAAAATCCATAAGGGAGCTGGCAGCATACAGGGGTGATAACCCTATTTATGCCCAGGTCTATGACAAACGGGTGGTGCGTCTCCTCTCCTTATCCTTTGGTGTTTTTGCCGAATATTCGCCTATGGATGTTACTTCAACGCGCCCTTTAAGAAAAAAAATCTATTATCTTATTAATGAAATACCATTTAATGATGAAGATCTTATAATCATTCTTGCAGGGAGTTTCGGCGTGGAGCATGGGGCCTCATATATAGAGATAAGCTCTATTGAAAAATTCAGGGAAAAATGTGCATAA
- a CDS encoding cyclic nucleotide-binding domain-containing protein, translated as MNSNETKDDDLAVVRLKYKKGDLIIKEGDYGVSIYKIIEGSVIIFTEANDAVIPLATIGPGAVIGETIFLNDKNMMERRSSSARALDDTLVEVWHPKLLKMEYEQMPPVIRYLADQTLTHIGRMNKIVVKLTDQKIKRRGHQREADPWATKRRYYRKRVNLPFLCTPLYSSSKSTLKGLIRDISLGGAGLEIRPVLSPVFPYRVGEEFLISTTLPNNRNIEFSCRLVSIKEGKFHDIRILGVSFIELSEHSAKNLGFFLMP; from the coding sequence ATGAACAGCAACGAAACCAAAGATGATGATCTGGCCGTAGTCCGCCTTAAATATAAAAAGGGTGACCTTATAATAAAAGAGGGTGATTATGGGGTATCCATTTATAAGATAATTGAGGGATCGGTAATTATATTTACTGAAGCAAATGATGCTGTTATTCCGCTTGCCACCATAGGGCCTGGCGCTGTTATAGGGGAGACGATCTTTCTTAATGATAAAAATATGATGGAACGAAGGTCTTCATCCGCAAGGGCGCTTGATGATACCCTGGTGGAGGTGTGGCATCCGAAGCTATTAAAAATGGAATATGAACAGATGCCCCCGGTAATAAGGTACCTGGCAGATCAGACACTCACACATATTGGAAGGATGAATAAGATTGTAGTAAAACTCACTGACCAGAAGATAAAGAGAAGAGGACATCAGAGAGAGGCTGACCCCTGGGCGACAAAAAGGCGTTATTACAGGAAGAGGGTAAATCTGCCTTTTCTCTGTACTCCCCTTTATTCAAGTTCAAAGAGCACATTGAAGGGGTTGATAAGGGATATCAGCCTCGGTGGAGCAGGTCTTGAAATAAGGCCAGTATTAAGCCCTGTTTTCCCATACAGGGTTGGAGAAGAATTTCTTATTTCAACTACACTCCCTAATAATAGAAACATAGAGTTTTCATGCAGACTCGTGAGTATCAAAGAGGGTAAATTCCATGATATACGTATTCTGGGGGTCTCATTTATTGAACTCTCCGAGCACTCGGCAAAAAACCTGGGCTTTTTCCTGATGCCCTGA
- a CDS encoding LysM peptidoglycan-binding domain-containing protein, giving the protein MNCFIKRGLVLFSLVIFLSIGNTVAAENGDELFPVYESIKPNIEFWKKVYSECTTSQVIIHDKRHLSLIYEIINIKGKDEPGAQKYNKNIVDKKKEHYSDMLKRLASGHKASSEEEKRIHGLFSENNLKHLLKEAHDNVRAQLGQKDRFMAGVIRSGSYIDEIKQILKSHAMPEDLAYLPHVESSFDYQAYSKAGAAGIWQFTNATGKRFLKIDYAVDERRDPILATHAAAKFLKENYKTLGSWPVALTAYNHGPQGMQRAVKEQGNYEKIFNNYKSRSFGFASRNFYAEFLAAREVAKNHRKYFGELNFDRPIKRINLEAPGNIDIEDLARHFNLSVRVLRGLNPAFREPIYLNQKYIPKGCTIHLPPDSVSKEMQASLKIPAQLLKGSQKPSHFYQVKKGDTANKIARKHNVRLQDLINANQLNSRAAIYIGQNLRIPVAGEKIAAASVKKEPVLKQEPVKKSSDTGKSVSPSSAGKADTPILPGIEGAEIVALPPPDSIEETVLINPAIVTGDFNVKKVMLVNGKSVGTIQVEPEESLGRYASWLQTSSQNIRTLNGFSASANIRVGQKIKIPLNNVSKETFEEKRYEYHKELEEDFFASYKVDRTDEYIIRGGDNLWSLCKEKFEIPFWLLKKYNPETDFSRLASRQKLIVPVVSKIGNGTGIN; this is encoded by the coding sequence ATGAATTGCTTCATCAAGAGAGGTCTAGTCCTTTTCAGCCTGGTCATATTTTTATCTATCGGCAATACAGTTGCTGCCGAGAATGGGGATGAACTCTTTCCTGTTTATGAGAGCATAAAACCAAATATTGAATTCTGGAAAAAGGTTTATTCTGAATGCACCACATCTCAGGTGATTATCCATGATAAGAGGCACCTCTCCCTTATATATGAGATAATTAATATTAAAGGCAAGGATGAACCAGGGGCACAGAAATACAACAAAAATATTGTAGACAAAAAAAAAGAGCATTATTCAGATATGCTTAAAAGGCTTGCATCAGGCCATAAGGCATCATCAGAAGAAGAAAAACGCATTCACGGGCTCTTTTCTGAAAATAACCTGAAACATCTTCTCAAAGAGGCACATGATAATGTGCGCGCCCAGCTTGGTCAGAAAGACCGTTTCATGGCCGGTGTAATACGTTCCGGGTCATATATAGATGAGATAAAGCAAATATTAAAGAGCCACGCCATGCCGGAAGATCTGGCATACCTTCCCCATGTTGAGTCTTCATTTGATTATCAGGCATACAGCAAGGCCGGGGCAGCTGGCATCTGGCAATTCACCAATGCAACAGGGAAAAGATTCCTGAAGATAGATTATGCTGTTGATGAACGACGTGACCCTATACTCGCGACACATGCAGCAGCAAAATTTTTAAAAGAAAATTATAAAACCCTTGGTTCATGGCCAGTGGCGCTCACAGCTTATAACCACGGTCCGCAGGGCATGCAGAGGGCCGTTAAGGAGCAGGGTAACTACGAAAAAATATTTAACAACTATAAGAGCCGCTCATTTGGCTTTGCCTCCCGGAATTTTTATGCAGAGTTTCTTGCTGCACGCGAGGTGGCGAAAAATCACAGGAAATATTTTGGAGAGTTAAATTTTGACAGGCCCATAAAAAGAATAAATTTGGAGGCCCCAGGTAATATAGATATAGAGGATCTTGCCAGACATTTCAATCTTTCAGTGAGAGTCCTCAGGGGATTAAACCCTGCATTCCGAGAGCCAATATATTTAAATCAGAAATACATTCCAAAGGGATGCACTATTCATCTACCCCCTGATTCAGTATCAAAGGAGATGCAGGCCTCTTTAAAAATACCGGCACAGCTTTTAAAGGGCAGTCAGAAACCCAGCCACTTTTACCAGGTAAAAAAAGGTGATACCGCCAATAAGATAGCAAGGAAACATAATGTCAGGCTTCAGGACCTTATAAATGCAAACCAGCTCAATTCAAGGGCAGCAATTTATATAGGGCAGAACCTGAGAATACCTGTGGCCGGGGAGAAGATTGCGGCTGCATCTGTTAAGAAAGAACCCGTTTTAAAGCAAGAGCCGGTAAAGAAATCCTCCGATACTGGCAAGTCAGTATCTCCTTCATCTGCAGGAAAAGCTGACACCCCAATTTTACCCGGCATTGAAGGGGCTGAAATTGTTGCTCTTCCTCCCCCTGACTCTATTGAGGAGACTGTATTAATAAACCCGGCCATAGTAACTGGCGATTTTAATGTAAAAAAGGTCATGCTTGTTAATGGTAAATCTGTCGGCACAATACAGGTAGAGCCTGAAGAAAGCCTTGGCCGCTATGCAAGCTGGCTCCAGACAAGCAGTCAGAATATCCGGACTCTTAACGGGTTTTCCGCATCAGCTAATATACGTGTTGGCCAGAAAATAAAGATACCCCTCAACAATGTTTCAAAAGAGACCTTTGAGGAAAAAAGGTATGAATATCACAAAGAGTTAGAAGAGGATTTTTTTGCATCCTATAAGGTTGATAGGACAGATGAATACATAATAAGGGGGGGAGATAATCTGTGGTCTTTGTGCAAAGAAAAATTTGAGATCCCTTTCTGGCTTTTA
- a CDS encoding cyclic nucleotide-binding domain-containing protein, translating to MSIEKYLYPYITQEEEYEKGEAIIKEGSRGDWVYIILEGLVKIKKMSLKGQITIAPLTEGEIFGEATLWQAGQGVTRNVSIVAETRTRVGLLDTALLLKEYESISPRLKSLISSLIQRLTITTQKAVRLATE from the coding sequence ATGTCAATTGAAAAGTATTTATACCCCTATATTACCCAGGAAGAGGAATACGAAAAGGGCGAGGCAATTATCAAAGAAGGGAGCAGGGGTGACTGGGTCTATATAATCCTTGAAGGGCTTGTAAAGATAAAAAAGATGTCGCTCAAGGGGCAGATAACTATTGCACCGCTCACTGAAGGGGAAATATTTGGCGAAGCCACCCTCTGGCAGGCAGGTCAGGGGGTAACAAGGAATGTATCCATAGTTGCAGAAACAAGGACAAGGGTAGGGCTGTTGGATACAGCACTCCTGTTAAAAGAGTACGAGTCCATATCCCCAAGGCTGAAAAGCCTTATCTCATCTCTCATACAGAGACTTACAATCACCACACAGAAAGCAGTAAGACTTGCCACAGAATAG